Proteins encoded together in one Bacteroides zoogleoformans window:
- a CDS encoding Sec-independent protein translocase subunit TatA/TatB: MTNFLLLGLLPSGSEWIIIALVILLLFGGKKIPELMRGLGKGVKSFKDGVNEAKEEINKAKEDLDKPAEEKK, from the coding sequence ATGACGAACTTTCTTTTATTGGGCCTTCTGCCCAGCGGCTCCGAGTGGATTATCATCGCGTTGGTCATTCTGCTGCTCTTTGGCGGCAAAAAGATTCCGGAACTGATGCGCGGCCTGGGCAAAGGAGTGAAAAGCTTCAAGGACGGTGTGAACGAGGCGAAAGAGGAAATCAATAAGGCCAAGGAAGATTTGGACAAACCGGCGGAGGAGAAAAAGTAA
- the tatC gene encoding twin-arginine translocase subunit TatC has protein sequence MAEKELTFWDHLDELRRVLFRVLGVWFVLAVVYFIFMPYLFDKVILAPCHSDFVFYDLLRRIGGALNLRDEFFTQEFHVKLININLAAPFFVHMSTAFWMSVVTAAPYLFYEIWRFVSPALYPNERRGVKKALFIGTVMFFVGVLLGYFMVYPLTLRFLSTYQLSAAIENQISLNSYIDNFMMLVLCMGLAFELPLLTWLLSLLGLVHKTFLRKYRRHAVVIIVIAAAVITPTGDPFTLSVVAIPLYLLYELSILMIKDKKEPCAHEE, from the coding sequence ATGGCGGAAAAAGAACTGACGTTTTGGGATCATCTGGACGAGCTGCGCCGTGTGCTGTTCCGTGTGCTCGGCGTATGGTTCGTATTGGCGGTGGTTTACTTCATTTTCATGCCCTATCTGTTCGATAAGGTGATACTGGCCCCTTGCCACAGCGATTTTGTCTTCTACGACTTGTTGCGCCGTATAGGGGGAGCGTTGAACTTGCGGGATGAATTCTTCACGCAGGAGTTTCACGTGAAGCTCATCAACATCAATCTTGCCGCACCGTTCTTTGTGCACATGTCTACCGCCTTCTGGATGTCGGTGGTGACGGCCGCTCCTTATCTTTTCTATGAAATATGGCGCTTTGTCAGCCCCGCCCTTTATCCCAACGAGCGCAGGGGGGTGAAAAAGGCGTTGTTCATCGGCACGGTGATGTTCTTTGTCGGTGTGCTGCTGGGCTATTTCATGGTCTATCCGCTGACTTTGCGTTTCCTCTCCACCTATCAGTTGAGCGCGGCCATCGAGAATCAGATATCCTTAAATTCGTATATCGATAACTTCATGATGCTGGTGCTTTGCATGGGGCTGGCGTTTGAATTGCCGTTGCTGACGTGGCTGCTTTCTCTGCTGGGGTTGGTGCACAAGACGTTTTTGCGGAAATACCGCCGGCATGCCGTTGTCATCATTGTGATTGCGGCGGCCGTCATCACTCCCACGGGCGATCCCTTCACCTTGTCCGTGGTGGCCATCCCGCTCTACCTGCTCTATGAACTGAGTATCCTGATGATAAAAGACAAAAAAGAACCTTGCGCTCATGAAGAATGA